In 'Nostoc azollae' 0708, the following are encoded in one genomic region:
- a CDS encoding valine--pyruvate transaminase: MKPALTKIGAQMSNLTGVRAIMKDINETLRANEGQELYNLSAGNPLILPEVEQLWRDCTADLLASPEYGEVVCRYGSSQGYAPFISVMVKDFNQRYGLNLTERNILVTAGSQTIYFYAANAYGGYTNDGDLKQIVLPLSPDYTGYGGVGLCPEALIAYKPTLDIDSANHRFKYRPDFSQLSITQETGCMIFSRPCNPTGNVLTNDEVEKIAALAAPYHVPVLIDSAYAPPFPALNFTEMTPVFGENILHCMSLSKAGLPGERIGIAIGDENLLQALECFQTNAGIHSSRYGQAIAARAIESGALANIAESVIRPFYRHKFNVLESTLEVAIPNNIPWFLHRGEGAIFGWLWLEDLPMTDWEFYQELKKVGVIVVPGSSFFPGLKEEWEHKHQCLRISLTGSDEEITIGMQHLAKVAEQVYQRAAVSV, encoded by the coding sequence ATGAAACCTGCCCTTACCAAAATTGGCGCTCAAATGTCCAACTTAACTGGCGTGAGAGCAATTATGAAGGATATTAATGAAACACTTAGAGCTAATGAGGGGCAGGAGTTATATAATTTGAGTGCGGGAAACCCGCTGATTTTACCAGAGGTAGAACAGTTATGGCGGGATTGCACAGCAGACTTATTAGCTAGTCCTGAGTATGGTGAAGTTGTTTGTCGCTACGGTTCATCTCAGGGTTATGCACCTTTTATTTCGGTAATGGTCAAAGATTTTAACCAGCGTTATGGGTTAAATTTAACAGAGCGCAATATCTTAGTCACTGCTGGTAGTCAGACTATTTACTTCTACGCGGCTAATGCTTACGGTGGATATACTAACGATGGCGATTTAAAACAGATTGTTCTGCCTTTAAGTCCAGATTATACTGGCTATGGTGGCGTTGGTTTATGCCCAGAAGCCTTGATTGCTTACAAACCCACTCTTGATATTGATAGCGCCAACCACCGCTTTAAATATCGTCCTGATTTTAGCCAACTTTCGATTACACAAGAAACTGGTTGTATGATTTTCTCTCGCCCTTGCAACCCTACTGGTAACGTTTTAACTAATGACGAAGTTGAGAAAATCGCCGCTTTAGCTGCACCCTATCATGTGCCTGTGTTGATAGACTCAGCTTATGCACCTCCTTTCCCTGCGTTGAATTTTACGGAAATGACACCTGTGTTTGGTGAGAATATTCTGCATTGTATGAGTTTATCAAAGGCAGGATTACCAGGGGAAAGAATCGGCATAGCTATTGGTGATGAAAACCTGCTGCAAGCTTTAGAGTGTTTCCAAACTAATGCAGGGATTCATTCTTCCAGGTATGGTCAAGCGATCGCAGCTAGAGCGATAGAATCAGGTGCATTAGCCAATATTGCTGAAAGTGTGATTCGTCCTTTTTATCGGCACAAATTTAATGTGTTAGAAAGCACATTAGAAGTAGCGATACCTAACAATATACCTTGGTTTTTACATCGCGGTGAAGGGGCGATCTTTGGTTGGTTGTGGTTGGAAGATTTACCAATGACTGATTGGGAATTTTACCAGGAATTAAAGAAAGTGGGTGTGATTGTTGTTCCTGGTAGTAGTTTCTTCCCCGGTCTAAAAGAGGAGTGGGAACACAAGCATCAATGTTTGCGTATCAGTCTGACTGGTAGTGATGAAGAAATTACTATCGGTATGCAGCATTTAGCTAAGGTTGCTGAACAGGTTTACCAACGTGCGGCTGTCAGTGTTTAA
- the ndhD1 gene encoding photosynthetic/respiratory NAD(P)H-quinone oxidoreductase subunit D1: protein MANFPWLTTIILFPIAASLLLPIIPDKDGKTVRWYSLIVGLIDFALIVYAFYTGYDFSNPDLQLVESYPWVPQLGLNWSVGADGLSMPLILLTGFITTLAVLAAWPITLKPKLFYFLILAMYGGQIAVFAVQDMLLFFLVWELELVPIYFLLSIWGGKKRQYAATKFILYTAGGSLFILLSALTMGFYGDTVTFDMRAIALKDFGLNLQLLLYAGFLIAYAVKLPIIPLHTWLPDAHGEATAPVHMLLAGILLKMGGYALIRMNAEMLPDAHAYIAPALVVLGVVNIIYAALTSFAQRNLKRKIAYSSISHMGFVLIGIASFTDLGLSGAMLQMVSHGLIGASLFFLVGATYDRTHTLMLDEMGGVGKKMRKIFAMFTTCSMASLALPGMSGFVAELMVFVGFATSDAYNPTFKVIIIFLMAVGVILTPIYLLSMLREIFYGQENEELVSHQALIDAEPREVFIIACLLIPIIGIGFYPKLLTQIYDATTVQLTARLRDSVPTLTAAKAVETVSLTAPIMGH, encoded by the coding sequence ATAGCTAATTTTCCGTGGCTGACGACGATTATTTTGTTTCCAATAGCCGCGTCACTACTACTTCCTATCATCCCAGATAAAGATGGTAAAACAGTGCGCTGGTATTCCCTGATTGTAGGGCTGATAGATTTCGCACTGATTGTTTACGCTTTTTATACTGGTTACGATTTCTCTAATCCCGATTTGCAACTGGTGGAGAGTTACCCCTGGGTTCCGCAATTGGGTTTAAACTGGTCAGTGGGGGCTGATGGCTTATCTATGCCCCTGATTTTGCTAACTGGATTCATTACCACTCTGGCAGTTTTAGCAGCTTGGCCTATAACCCTGAAGCCGAAATTATTTTATTTCTTGATTTTGGCCATGTATGGCGGTCAGATAGCTGTGTTCGCTGTCCAAGATATGCTGTTATTTTTCCTGGTGTGGGAACTGGAACTTGTACCGATATACTTCCTGTTGTCGATTTGGGGTGGTAAAAAGCGCCAATATGCGGCGACCAAGTTTATTTTATACACGGCGGGTGGTTCACTGTTTATTTTGTTGTCTGCCCTGACAATGGGATTTTATGGTGATACAGTGACTTTTGATATGCGAGCGATTGCATTGAAAGATTTTGGACTAAATTTACAACTTTTACTGTATGCTGGCTTCCTGATTGCCTACGCTGTCAAGTTGCCTATTATTCCTCTACATACCTGGCTACCTGATGCCCACGGTGAAGCTACAGCGCCTGTACATATGTTACTAGCTGGTATTTTGCTGAAAATGGGTGGTTATGCCTTAATTCGCATGAATGCCGAAATGTTGCCTGATGCCCACGCTTATATTGCACCCGCATTGGTGGTTTTGGGGGTAGTAAATATCATCTACGCGGCTTTAACATCCTTTGCCCAGAGGAACTTAAAGCGGAAAATTGCCTATTCTTCTATTTCCCACATGGGCTTTGTTCTCATTGGTATTGCCTCCTTCACCGATTTGGGTTTAAGTGGGGCAATGTTACAAATGGTTTCTCATGGATTAATTGGGGCGAGTTTGTTCTTTTTAGTTGGTGCAACCTATGACCGGACACACACCCTAATGTTAGATGAAATGGGTGGTGTTGGTAAGAAGATGCGGAAGATTTTTGCCATGTTTACCACCTGTTCAATGGCATCTTTAGCGTTGCCAGGAATGAGTGGTTTCGTAGCAGAATTAATGGTATTTGTTGGCTTTGCTACTAGCGATGCTTATAACCCCACATTTAAAGTCATCATCATCTTTTTGATGGCGGTTGGTGTAATTTTAACGCCAATTTATCTACTTTCAATGTTGCGAGAAATTTTCTACGGTCAAGAAAACGAAGAGTTAGTTTCTCACCAAGCTTTGATTGATGCTGAACCACGTGAAGTCTTTATCATCGCTTGTTTGTTGATACCAATTATCGGAATTGGTTTTTATCCGAAGTTGCTAACACAAATATACGATGCTACAACAGTACAATTAACAGCAAGATTGCGTGATTCTGTCCCAACTTTGACAGCAGCAAAAGCAGTGGAAACTGTTTCTTTGACTGCGCCAATAATGGGACATTAA
- the proS gene encoding proline--tRNA ligase, with protein sequence MRLSNKLFVTLRDDPGDAEIPSHQLLLRAGYIRRIGSGVYAYLPLMWRVLQKVSQIVREEMNATGAEECLLPQLQPAELWKDSGRWDTYTKAEGIMFSLIDRREQQLGLGPTHEEVITTVARDMIRSYRQLPLHLYQIQTKFRDEIRPRFGLMRSREFIMKDGYSFHTDEESLKKTYQDMYQAYSNMLRRAGLAFRAVEADSGAIGGSGSTEFMVLADAGEDEVLYTEDGKYAANVEKAVSLPAEAETSPFTRFEKRETPGTESIEKVCKFLKCSPTHIIKNILYQAVYDSGLTVLVLVNIRGDQEVNEVKFQNELTKLACQFGAKTVVSISVPTNEIIASWSTKSLPLGYIAPDLDDDYIAGSKQVHSQFVRLVDKTAVELKNFVTGANESGSHVVGANWCEQFKLPELVVDIRKARVGDRSLHDPSQTLKTARGIEVGHIFQLGTKYSEAMGATYINEQGEKKPLIMGCYGVGVSRLAQSAVEQSYDKDGIIWPVAIAPYHSIITIPNIKDAQQIEVAEKLYTELNKAGVETLLDDRDERAGVKFKDADLIGIPFRIVTGRAIANGKVEVVKRANRESQQIAIEEVVNTLQQWLK encoded by the coding sequence ATGCGACTGTCAAATAAGTTATTTGTTACACTTCGAGATGATCCTGGTGATGCGGAAATTCCCAGTCATCAATTATTACTCCGCGCAGGTTATATTCGTCGCATCGGTAGCGGTGTTTATGCTTATCTCCCCTTGATGTGGAGGGTTTTGCAGAAGGTTTCCCAAATAGTGCGGGAAGAAATGAACGCCACTGGTGCTGAGGAATGTTTGTTACCGCAGTTACAACCGGCGGAGTTATGGAAGGACTCGGGACGTTGGGATACTTATACTAAAGCTGAGGGGATCATGTTTTCCCTGATTGATAGACGGGAACAACAATTAGGACTTGGCCCAACTCACGAAGAAGTAATTACTACTGTTGCCCGTGATATGATTCGTTCATATCGGCAATTACCGCTACATTTATATCAAATTCAAACTAAGTTTCGTGATGAAATTCGTCCTCGGTTTGGTTTGATGCGTAGTCGAGAATTTATCATGAAAGATGGTTATTCTTTCCACACTGATGAGGAAAGTTTGAAGAAAACCTACCAGGATATGTACCAAGCATACAGTAATATGTTGCGGCGTGCTGGTTTGGCTTTTCGGGCGGTAGAAGCTGACTCTGGTGCTATCGGTGGTTCTGGTTCTACAGAGTTTATGGTGTTGGCAGATGCCGGAGAAGATGAAGTTCTCTACACTGAAGATGGGAAATATGCAGCGAATGTAGAAAAGGCTGTTTCCTTACCTGCGGAAGCAGAAACTTCACCTTTTACCAGGTTTGAAAAACGGGAAACACCGGGAACGGAAAGCATAGAAAAAGTTTGTAAATTTCTCAAGTGTTCTCCTACCCACATTATCAAGAACATTTTATATCAAGCTGTCTATGATAGCGGTTTGACTGTTTTGGTATTAGTAAATATTCGTGGTGATCAGGAAGTTAATGAAGTAAAATTCCAAAACGAATTAACTAAATTAGCATGCCAATTCGGTGCTAAAACTGTCGTTTCTATCAGTGTACCCACTAATGAAATAATTGCAAGCTGGTCTACAAAGTCTTTACCTTTAGGTTACATTGCACCGGATCTGGATGATGATTATATTGCCGGGAGTAAGCAGGTACATTCTCAGTTTGTGCGCTTGGTGGATAAAACTGCTGTGGAGTTAAAGAACTTTGTCACAGGTGCAAATGAAAGCGGTTCTCACGTAGTTGGGGCAAATTGGTGTGAGCAGTTTAAATTACCTGAGTTGGTAGTAGATATTCGGAAAGCTAGAGTGGGTGATCGCTCTTTGCACGACCCCAGTCAAACCCTAAAAACAGCAAGAGGTATAGAAGTTGGCCACATTTTCCAACTCGGTACAAAGTATTCTGAAGCGATGGGTGCAACTTATATCAACGAGCAAGGGGAAAAAAAACCTTTAATTATGGGATGTTATGGTGTGGGAGTGTCACGATTAGCACAATCAGCCGTTGAACAGTCCTATGATAAAGATGGCATAATTTGGCCAGTGGCGATCGCACCATATCACTCGATTATCACCATTCCTAACATTAAAGATGCTCAACAAATCGAAGTAGCCGAAAAACTTTACACAGAACTTAACAAAGCAGGTGTAGAAACATTACTCGATGACCGTGATGAACGAGCAGGTGTTAAATTCAAAGATGCAGATTTAATTGGCATTCCTTTTAGGATTGTCACAGGTCGGGCTATTGCCAATGGTAAAGTTGAAGTAGTAAAACGGGCAAACCGTGAATCTCAACAAATAGCCATTGAGGAAGTTGTAAATACATTGCAACAATGGCTTAAATAA
- the rimM gene encoding ribosome maturation factor RimM (Essential for efficient processing of 16S rRNA), with protein sequence MNHEGTKKTKKRKGKGEVSKKSSPVPSPQSPVPNLHDWLEIGKIVAPQGLAGELRVYPNTDFPERFEESGTRWLLRPGEMEPQPIELLDGRYVEGKNLYVIKLEGVSDRTAAENIRDCRLFVPISDRPEVEEGEFHVIDLLALQVFMQETGQFVGTVVDILPSGHDLLEVKFDPAFAEDKAGKTVLIPFVIEIVPIVDLETRRVEITPPPGLLSIND encoded by the coding sequence ATGAACCACGAAGGCACTAAGAAAACGAAGAAAAGGAAGGGGAAAGGGGAGGTGAGTAAAAAATCTTCCCCAGTCCCTAGTCCCCAGTCCCCAGTCCCCAATCTCCATGATTGGTTAGAAATTGGTAAAATTGTCGCACCTCAAGGTTTAGCTGGGGAGTTGCGGGTTTATCCCAATACTGATTTTCCGGAACGGTTTGAGGAATCGGGAACTCGTTGGTTATTGCGTCCAGGGGAAATGGAACCGCAACCAATAGAGTTATTAGATGGGCGGTATGTTGAGGGAAAGAATCTATATGTAATTAAATTGGAAGGGGTGAGCGATCGCACGGCTGCGGAAAATATACGTGATTGTCGGTTGTTTGTCCCAATTAGCGATCGCCCAGAAGTAGAAGAAGGTGAATTTCATGTTATAGACTTGTTAGCATTACAAGTCTTCATGCAAGAAACTGGTCAATTTGTGGGAACAGTAGTGGATATATTACCTTCAGGTCATGATTTATTAGAAGTAAAATTCGATCCTGCTTTTGCTGAAGATAAAGCAGGAAAAACGGTTTTAATTCCCTTTGTGATAGAGATTGTTCCTATAGTTGATTTAGAAACCCGTCGAGTTGAAATTACTCCTCCTCCTGGTTTGTTATCAATTAACGATTAG
- a CDS encoding transposase family protein, giving the protein MTPKEGICVCLVDLRQKPTFEILGLLFDLWRTKANNIFNYWVEILRKILPVSQIEEAKKDE; this is encoded by the coding sequence ATGACCCCAAAGGAGGGAATATGTGTATGCCTAGTAGACCTGAGACAGAAGCCAACATTTGAAATTCTAGGATTATTGTTTGATCTATGGAGGACAAAAGCAAATAACATATTTAATTATTGGGTAGAAATTCTGAGGAAAATTCTACCTGTCTCCCAAATAGAAGAAGCAAAAAAAGATGAGTGA